Proteins encoded in a region of the Neodiprion virginianus isolate iyNeoVirg1 chromosome 2, iyNeoVirg1.1, whole genome shotgun sequence genome:
- the LOC124298857 gene encoding phosrestin-2: protein MVVNFKVYKKCSPNGKVTIYLGRRDFVDYLSGVESIDGVVLLDKDYVECGRRVWGQVVCSFRYGREEDEVMGLNFQKDLYLASEQLHPPSKEPEASGLTKLQERLLKKLGPCAFPFTFGLPQGAPSSVTLQPGPEETGEPCGVSYYVKIFAGESDSDDGHKRSTVTLGIRKVQFAPTKQGRQPCTVVTKDFLLSPGELELEVTLDKQLYHHGERITVNVSVRNKSNKVVKKMKALVQQGIDVVIFQNGQFRTVIDAVETQDGCPVNPGSTLQKVLYLQPRLENNKNRRGVALDGHLKRDEVNLASSTLLTSPDVRDSFGIVVSYAVKVKLYLGALGGELSAELPFILMLPNPSDRIKVMTAESVAIDEENIGDDIVKS, encoded by the coding sequence ATGGTGGTAAATTTCAAGGTGTACAAGAAGTGCTCGCCGAATGGCAAAGTCACGATATATCTCGGGCGGCGAGACTTCGTCGACTACTTGTCCGGGGTCGAGTCGATCGACGGCGTCGTCCTCCTGGACAAGGACTACGTCGAATGCGGACGAAGAGTTTGGGGTCAGGTCGTATGCAGCTTCCGTTACGGTCgcgaggaggacgaggtgaTGGGTCTGAACTTCCAGAAGGACCTCTACTTGGCCTCGGAGCAGCTCCACCCGCCTTCGAAGGAGCCGGAAGCTTCGGGCTTGACGAAGCTGCAGGAACGGCTCCTGAAAAAGCTCGGACCCTGCGCCTTCCCGTTCACCTTCGGCCTGCCTCAGGGGGCGCCGTCGAGCGTGACGCTTCAGCCGGGTCCCGAGGAGACGGGCGAGCCCTGCGGGGTCTCCTATTACGTGAAGATATTCGCCGGTGAGAGCGACAGCGACGACGGGCACAAGAGGAGCACCGTCACCCTGGGTATAAGGAAGGTGCAATTCGCTCCGACGAAGCAGGGCCGGCAGCCCTGCACAGTCGTGACGAAGGACTTCCTGTTGAGTCCCGGGGAGCTGGAGCTCGAGGTGACCCTCGACAAGCAGCTCTATCACCACGGGGAGAGGATCACGGTGAACGTGAGCGTGAGGAACAAGAGCAACAAGGTCGTCAAGAAGATGAAGGCGCTGGTGCAGCAGGGCATAGACGTTGTTATATTCCAAAACGGGCAGTTCCGGACGGTAATCGACGCGGTCGAGACGCAGGACGGCTGTCCCGTAAACCCGGGCTCGACGCTCCAGAAGGTCTTGTACCTCCAGCCGAGGCTGGAGAACAACAAGAACCGCAGAGGGGTCGCGCTGGACGGTCACTTGAAACGCGACGAGGTCAACCTGGCCTCGAGCACGCTCCTCACCTCGCCGGACGTTCGCGATTCCTTCGGCATCGTGGTTTCGTACGCCGTCAAGGTCAAGCTTTACCTCGGCGCCCTTGGCGGCGAATTGTCCGCCGAGTTGCCCTTCATTCTTATGCTGCCGAATCCGTCCGACAGGATCAAGGTCATGACTGCCGAGAGCGTTGCCATCGACGAGGAAAACATCGGCGACGATATCGTCAAGAGTTAG